A genome region from Anolis carolinensis isolate JA03-04 chromosome 6, rAnoCar3.1.pri, whole genome shotgun sequence includes the following:
- the wdr48 gene encoding WD repeat-containing protein 48, with product MPLPTGHDDRVSTCKMAAHHRQNTAGRRKVQVSYVIRDEVEKYNRNGVNALQLDPALNRLFTAGRDSIIRIWSVNQHKQDPYIASMEHHTDWVNDIVLCCNGKTLISASSDTTVKVWNAHKGFCMSTLRTHKDYVKALAYAKDKELVASAGLDRQIFLWDVNTLTALTASNNTVTTSSLSGNKDSIYSLAMNQMGTVIVSGSTEKVLRVWDPRTCAKLMKLKGHTDNVKALLLNRDGTQCLSGSSDGTIRLWSLGQQRCIATYRVHDEGVWALQVNEAFTHVYSGGRDRKIYCTDLRNPDIRVLICEEKAPVLKMELDRSVDPPPALWVATTKSSVNKWTLKGVHNFRASGDYDNDCSNPITPLCTQPDQVIKGGASIIQCHILNDKRHILTKDTNNNVAYWDVLKACKVEDLGKVDFEEEIKKRFKMVYVPNWFSVDLKTGMLTITLDESDCFAAWVSAKDAGFSSPDGSDPKLNLGGLLLQALLEYWPRTHINPMDEEENEMNHVNGEQENRVQKGNGYFQVPPHTPVIFGEAGGRTLFRLLCRDSGGETESMLLNETVPQWVIDITVDKNMPKFNKIPFYLQPHSSSGAKTLKKDRLSASDMLQVRKVMEHVYEKIINLDNESQTTSSSNNEKAGEQEKEEDIAVLAEEKIELLCQDQVLDPNMDLRTVKHFIWKSGGDLTLHYRQKST from the exons GATATGGAGTGTCAACCAGCATAAG CAAGACCCTTATATAGCTTCTATGGAACATCATACAGACTGGGTGAATGACATTGTACTCTGTTGTAATGGCAAAACCT TGATATCTGCTTCATCTGATACTACTGTTAAAGTATGGAATGCACATAAAGGATTTTGCATGTCAACGCTAAGGACCCATAAG GATTATGTAAAAGCCTTAGCATATGCAAAAGATAAAGAATTAGTAGCATCAGCTGGGTTGGACAGACAGATATTCCTCTGGGATGTAAATACATTAACAGCACTGACTGCCTCAAATAACACTGTCACAA CTTCTTCCCTAAGTGGGAACAAAGATTCTATCTACAGTCTTGCCATGAATCAGATGGGAACAGTAATTGTATCAGGGTCCACTGAAAAG GTTTTAAGGGTGTGGGATCCAAGAACTTGTGCAAAGCTTATGAAACTGAAGGGACACACTGACAACGTTAAAGCTTTGCTCTTGAACAGAGATGGCACACAG TGTCTTTCTGGCAGCTCTGATGGCACTATCAGACTCTGGTCGCTTGGTCAGCAAAGGTGTATAGCTACATACAGAGTCCATGATGAAGGCGTGTGGGCACTGCAAGTCAATGAAGCCTTCACTCACGTTTATTCAGGTGGAAGAGACAGAAAGATATATTGCACAGATTTACGCAATCCAGATATCAGAGTGCTAATTTGTGAAGAAAAGGCACCAGTTCTTAAG ATGGAGCTAGATCGATCAGTGGATCCTCCTCCAGCTCTTTGGGTTGCAACAACTAAGTCTTCTGTGAATAAATGG ACTTTGAAGGGGGTTCACAACTTCAGAGCTTCAGGTGACTATGACAATGACTGTAGCAATCCTATCACGCCTCTTTGCACACAGCCGGACCAAGTGATTAAAG GGGGTGCTAGTATTATTCAGTGCCACATTCTCAATGACAAAAGACACATATTAACCAAAGACACGAACAACAATGTGGCATACTGGGATGTGTTGAAG GCATGTAAAGTAGAAGACCTTGGGAAGGTGGACTttgaagaagaaattaaaaaaaggTTCAAAATGGTCTATGTGCCAAATTGGTTTTCAGTAGACTTAAAAACAGGG ATGTTAACAATTACTTTAGATGAGAGTGACTGCTTTGCAGCTTGGGTCTCTGCAAAAGATGCTGGATTTAGCAGTCCAGATGGATCAGATCCAAAAT TAAACCTCGGAGGACTTTTACTGCAGGCGCTCTTAGAATATTGGCCTCGAACACACATCAATCCCATGgatgaagaagaaaatgaaatgaacCACG TGAACGGCGAACAGGAGAACAGAGTGCAGAAAGGAAATGGGTACTTCCAAGTGCCACCACACACGCCAGTTATTTTCGGAGAAGCTGGAGGACGCACCTTGTTTAG GCTGCTATGTCGAGATTCCGGTGGGGAAACCGAATCCATGCTCCTCAATGAAACTGTGCCACAATGGGTAATTGACATCACTGTGGAT AAAAATATGCCAAAATTCAACAAGATTCCCTTCTACCTCCAACCTCATTCGTCTTCGGGAGCAAAAACACTAAAGAA GGATCGACTGTCCGCTAGTGACATGTTGCAAGTCAGGAAGGTGATGGAACATGTCTATGAAAAGATAATAAACTTGGACAATGAATCACAGACAACTAGCTCTTCCAATAACGAAAAGGCTGGGGaacaagaaaaagaggaagatattGCAGTACTAGCAGAGGAGAAAATTGAACTCTTGTGCCAGGACCAG GTTTTGGATCCAAACATGGACCTTCGAACTGTCAAGCATTTCATCTGGAAGAGTGGTGGCGACCTGACCCTCCATTACCGCCAGAAATCCACGTGA